The genome window TCTCACgtcattttttttcaagtgctgcattttatcttttttttttgcaaagtcaTCCTGGAATAGTCTTTgtagaacagaatagaatttTACTGCAGAAAGGGACATTAGAATTCCTCTGatgtccctcccctcttcctcaccATAATTCTAGAGATGAGGAAAGGAGCCCCAAGAGCCTTGGTTTCTCATGATTAGGTGAAGACGGTGCTGGGTTTGGATCCCAAGTCCCTTGCCCTCCAAAACATTTATACTGTCCCAAGCGGTCACAGATTAGTTTGGGATCAAAACATttaactctggggcttccctggtagtgcagtggttgagagtctgcctgctgatgcaggggacacgggtccgtcccccggtccgggaagatcccacatgccgcggagcggctgggcccgtgagccatggccgctgcgcctgcgcgtccggagcctgtgctccgcaacgggagaggccacaacagtgagaggcccgcgtaccgcaaaaaaaaaaacaccaaaaaacatttAGTCCTTTTACTCACCAGGAATCTTTTGAGTAGTGTTACACAGTCCAACtattcttcttctgttttctcttttatagcccTAACATTAAAACACAGTTTGGGGTAAAACTGGGTCTCACTACTGACCCTTTGtggcagtaagagaaaaacatttttaacagtgAAGTTTGAGATTTGAGTGCTCAGTGTTTCTAATTTGATGCTGTCAATGCCACTGACTTCTACTAGTTATTTAGCACATATGAATCATGTTATAGTTTCAAAATACTTTTCTATCAATAGCAACTTGTTAGCATGAACCAGGCTAGATTTATTATCTCCTCTTCCCCCAAACAGCTGTCCTGGTCACATCACATTTGATGAATGTAATTAGTTGCCCAGATGCTTAGCTGTCTGAGCTCCTAAAATCTGCATGGTGCCAGACTCAAGCTTTAGATTAAGGATAGGGACAGtcttatctctggggtttctggCTGCCAAGGGCAAGGTTGGAGATGGGGAACGGGGGTATTTGGGAAGAAGTAGAAAGACAATCTGCATTCATCGATGGCATCTAAGAGTTTACATGTATTCCAGTTCTTCCCTGATTCCAAGAGTCTTGGGAGATCCTGCTTCATCCTGGAAATCTTCTGTAGTGCAGGGAAGGATAAAAGTGGGGAGAAAGGCCATTGGAAGGGCTCAGTACACCCTTGACTGACCCCTCACCTCAAGGAGCAACAACTCTGATTCTCATAGGGAAGGGGTCACTTTAGGTCAGCAATACACCAACACTGGTCTGTTCCTAGTTGCTGTTGATAAGAGGGGACACCTTGAGTGTGTCCCTTGGCATAGTGATACTGAGCATGAACCCAGAGGCAATTCCAAAACTGGAACAAGAATAAGGCTCTCCTTGGGCACGACTCAAATAGAAAAGCTCTTTGAATCACGACATTTGAATCTGAGTCACTCGCCAGTCTTTTCTTGGTCCTGTAAAGTCAATTTAAGCACTGAGATCTAAACCAGACTTTTTGATTCTCAGCCTTTCCCCTCTCAGCAACCTTCCATCTCAGCCACCCTAGGGGAACAGTAAGATCTCTTTTAGGCACTGATTTTAAAGAAAGACCACTTTATACAAGCAGGTTTGGGGGGATTTGAGGGCTTAGAAGAGTCACTAGAAATTACTGTCAGTTCTTGCTGTAAAGCTATCTCTGCCCCTGGGACACATGGCCTGCCAGATGGCCCCATAAATCCAATTACCCtcacctttcctcttcctccttccatgtTAAAACACTTCTGATTTTGATTTAACAGCAATTTCAGGGGAGTTAAAACAAATGCAACCTAACAGAAGTCCTGACCCTCCATTGCCACCAGTGCACTGACGGGGCATCATCACAAATTATAGTTTTAGAGACTTGCAAGTGTTATATTGGGCTGGCTCATATTTAGGTCATCTTCcctacccatccccctccccaatccctctgatttttaaaagaccttcTGAGAGTCTACAACCAGATTTGTAAGAAGTTCTTCGTCATCGCCTAAACTTTCATGTCTCATGCTACTGTTTAACGCTGTCCTCTTGACTTCCAAAGTCTTGCCTCGTGGACCTTGAACTGCATGCCTATAGGAAAAACTGAATGTAAGATTCCAACACTCACCCTTTTAAATTCTTTCCCAGTTTCAATCCCTTCCTTAGCTTCTGTGTCCCACATCCCTATTTCCACTatctcccccctctccccatACAATGGTAAATCATCAGGTTATTAGATGAGGGGCATGGCTGGTCTTCACCACTTAGGGTGTGACCCCTCTTCCATATAATAGCCACTTATGTAGCCGAATGCCTTTTGGAGCTTTCCTTCCTTGGTCTCCAGTAGCCACCCCTCCAAACCgaaccattctgagggttcttaCCTCTTCCTGCTAACTTCATGTTCCACCTGGTATCTCACGTGTCTCACTGTCCTGTTAAGAAGCTGGGCAGATTGGGCATAATGGCAAGAcagtgtcaaggagctttttgCGTTATAATAAGGTGTGTGATTAAGTGTAGATTTAAGGGTCAAATTCTCCCTTCTGCTCAGAGAATTCAGCAGTCATATGGTTCAAAATGGCTTGTTACCAAAATCTGATGCGGCTATTGAACATTCTGGTTCCACTGCTTTGAGTAGGGGTTACACGTTTTATATCAGAGTCTGAAGGAACCAAAAAAGtaacaaatagaaataaagaaaggaagtttgaggggcttccctggtggcgcagtggttgagagtccgcctgccgatgcaggcgacacgggttcgtgccccggtccgggaagatcccacgtgccgcggagcggctgggcccgtgagccatggccgctgagcctgcgcgtccggagcctgtgctccgcaacgggagaggccacaacagtgagaggcccgcgtaccgcaaaagaaaaaaaaaaaagaaaggaagtttgAAAGGCAGGGACTGTTAAAAGAGCAACAGAAAGACTGCAAAGTGAAAACATTAAGCTAAGGAGACAGCACACAGTGCAGGCGTGTATAACAGCAATGCCACATGAAAATGTAAGGGGATATATATGGATAATTCAGAGGAAATTACTCTGAAAAGAACTTTCTGGTTagttgtggggtgggggaaatacCTGGACAAGGAGCGAAAACAACTCTCTGCTGTCGTCGTAGTATCCTTAGCACCCAGCCCAGTGCTGCCAATGAATATTTGTATAAGAATTAGAACACCGGCCAAAATACCCGATGTTTTCAGAAAAACTATACATTTCGGTGACACAGTCACTTCTATGCCCCACAGGCCCCATCTATGGCAGGATTTGTGGGGAAAATGACCTGACTTAAAGGAAAGTATAGGGCATCAATAGGCTACAGTTCATCTGGCTgcatggggggcgggggcgggtgggACGCGAAGAGGAAATAAGCTCTGCTGAGCTGGTATGAGACCACCCTTGAGGTGTGCCTTTTACGTTACTGTCTGCCAGTTTCCTGCCCAACTTCTGTCTCCACCTCGTCGACCCGAGGCCACCGAGGAGTTAGCCGGGGGCGGTGTTCTGTGGTTGTCACTGGGAGTCTCTTGGGGCACCACGCCTCCTTTCCCTTGGCGTCTCTCGCCTTCACCTGCCGCGCTGCCCCTCGCGCGTCTGCAAAGATGCAGAGGTCGAAGCACGTTGTCGTGCGGCGCTTGAAACGCTCTCAGAACGAGCCTCCGGCGCCCGGCCACTAACACCAACCAGGATCCTGGGATCGCCTCTAGGATCCCTATAGGTGCTCCCGCCCCCTCCTGAGGTCCCCCCTCCCCAACTCTAGGCTTGCGTCCCCGGCCCACGCCCGCCACTTGAGGGTCGTCCCAGGGTCGCTGAGGTCCTCCGCGCCGCTGGGCTCGCGGCGTGAAGGGAGGCGGAAGGCGGGAACCGGGGGGGGGGCGCCCGAGCTCGCGCGCCACGACGCCCAGCGCGGGATTTGCCGCCTtcagctgcagcagctgcagcagcggcggcggcggcgggaagAGGGGCGGAGGGCGGTGAGGAGGGCTGCAGCCcgggccaggagggagggagggagggagggaggggggccggGAGGCTGTGCCAGGCGAGCCGGAGGGGTGCTCGGCGCTCGCCCGCCCTCCTTCCGGGAGCGAGGATGCAGACTCTGAAACTGGCGCTGCTGGGCTGAGGCGGAGGCAGCGGAGTTGCAGCGCGCGCGGCTCGGTGAGTGTGTCTCCTGAGCGCGGAcaggcgggggggggcgggggaNNNNNNNNNNNNNNNNNNNNNNNNNNNNNNNNNNNNNNNNNNNNNNNNNNNNNNNNNNNNNNNNNNNNNNNNNNNNNNNNNNNNNNNNNNNNNNNNNNNNNNNNNNNNNNNNNNNNNNNNNNNNNNNNNNNNGggggaggcggaggaggaggaggaggaggaggaggaggacgagtaggaggaggaggaggacgagtaggaggaggaggagggggagaatgCCCGgagccgccgccgctgccgccgccgcgaTGCTCCCGGCTCAGGAGGCTGCCAAGCTGTACCACACCAACTATGTGCGGAACTCGCGGGCCATCGGCGTGCTGTGGGCCATCTTCACCATCTGCTTTGCCATCGTCAACGTGGTGTGCTTCATCCAGCCCTACTGGATCGGCGACGGCGTGGACACCCCGCAAGCCGGCTATTTCGGGCTCTTCCACTACTGCATCGGCAACGGCTTCTCTCGGGAGCTGACCTGCAGGGGCAGCTTCACGGACTTCTCCACGCTGCCCTCGGGAGCCTTCAAAGCCGCCTCCTTCTTTATCGGCCTCTCCATGATGCTCATCATCGCCTGCATCATTTGCTTtaccctcttcttcttctgcaacACGGCTACGGTGTACAAGATCTGTGCCTGGATGCAGCTCACCTCTGGTGAGTGCGCGCTCACCTCCGCGGAGGCGGGGGGACCCCGGGCGCTcgaggcggggaggggcgggagtGGGAGGGACAGGGGGGGCCGTGCGCGCCGCTGGGGGCCGAGCAACTTGAATCCGCTCAGGCGGGAGGCCGGAATCCCCGGGGTTCCCCAGCCTCGACACCAGCGCCTCGTCCCGGGGCTTTCGAGAACCTCCAAAGTGTGGGGCACGCCACCCAGAGGGACGCGATGGAGGCAGGGCGCTTCGTGGGCCGAGTCCCCTACGAACTAGAGATGGGGAGAAGAAGCGGGGGCTCAGGGCGCGAGCTGAGGGACTAAGCAGGAGCTGGCAGCGAGGCGAAAAGCGGATTTGGAGTGATTGTAGTGCAAGGAGGGTCAGCCTGCTCTGTGGCTCTCTGGGACGGTTTCAGTCACCGCTTCTTGAGGGTGGTTGAGAGCTGGAGTGAAGTTGCTTGTCCCGggaagttataaaatttttatcatcCATCTGGAGGTGAAGAAATCCGAATTCCGTTTTGGGTTTTACCCTTTTAAGG of Physeter macrocephalus isolate SW-GA chromosome 5, ASM283717v5, whole genome shotgun sequence contains these proteins:
- the LHFPL3 gene encoding LHFPL tetraspan subfamily member 3 protein isoform X1, which encodes MPGAAAAAAAAMLPAQEAAKLYHTNYVRNSRAIGVLWAIFTICFAIVNVVCFIQPYWIGDGVDTPQAGYFGLFHYCIGNGFSRELTCRGSFTDFSTLPSGAFKAASFFIGLSMMLIIACIICFTLFFFCNTATVYKICAWMQLTSAACLVLGCMIFPDGWDSDEVKRMCGEKTDKYTLGACSVRWAYILAIIGILDALILSFLAFVLGNRQDSLMAEELKAENKVLLSQYSLE
- the LHFPL3 gene encoding LHFPL tetraspan subfamily member 3 protein isoform X2; translated protein: MPGAAAAAAAAMLPAQEAAKLYHTNYVRNSRAIGVLWAIFTICFAIVNVVCFIQPYWIGDGVDTPQAGYFGLFHYCIGNGFSRELTCRGSFTDFSTLPSGAFKAASFFIGLSMMLIIACIICFTLFFFCNTATVYKICAWMQLTSAACLVLGCMIFPDGWDSDEVKRMCGEKTDKYTLGACSVRWAYILAIIGILDALILSFLAFVLGNRQDSLMAEELKAENKDDGNA